From Micromonospora echinospora:
ACTTCGGGCAGGGCGGGATCGCGGTCGACGGGGTCGAGGGGCACCTCATGGTGCAGATCGAACGGTTCGCGAGTCGACGAACCCGCATGTCCTGTCCCTACAGTTCCCATCACGAAAGCTGCCAGGACAGTGTGGAATCGAACGGCGAGCGGATCCAGGTGTCGACCAGCGGCCGGACCGACAAGGACCGGAATGGCCGGCAGTTGGTTTCGAGCACGCGACTCGCGACGGTGCTGCGGCCGGGCGACATGTTGGTGTCAGTGACCTTGATGAGTAACAGGTCGCGGCTCGACGGCGCGCTGCCGCTCACCGTCGAGCAGCAGACCGCGATCGCGCTCGACCCGGCCCTCGCCCTGGCCCCGGTGCCGCCCGGCGTGGTGCTGACCCCGCCGCCGCTGCTCTCCGAGGCACCGGCTCCGCCGCCGAGCCCTTCCCCGCCCAGCGGCCAGTTCGACCCGGCCGAGCAGAACCGCATCGACAACGCCGTGTTCGCGGCGCTGCGACGGCATGCACCAGGGGTCAAGGGTGCAGACGGTGCCGACGAGACCCCGACCGACCTCGCGTCGGTCTGGGACGAGAGCGGCGGGGAGAACACGGCCGACGCCTACTGGGGGCAAGGCCGGCTCCTGGTCGGCGGCACGACCGGACTCTTCTCGGTCCAGATCTGGCGGACCGATCCAGGCTTCTTTGGGGATCTGACCTGCGGGAAGCCGACCAAGGTCTACAGCTGCAAGGCGGGGGTCGGGCCGCACGGTGAGCGGTATCGCACCGTCACCCGTACCCGTCGGGAGGGTTCGGGCGTTGCGGGCGAGCGGGAGGTCGACGTCCGGCGCAAGGACGGCTCGTGGCTTTCGGTCACCCTCGCTGGCGACTCGCCGAGCGGGAAGTACCCGCTGACCGCCGCGCAGCAGCAGGCCGTCGCTTTCGACCCCGCGATAGCGCTCGCTCCCCTGAGGTAGCCGCCACGGGGGCAGCGGTCGTGAACGGGACCGCTGCCCTGGCCCTCGATCGCGGCGGCAACCGGGTCAGGCGGTGGCGCCACCGTCGATGGCGATCGACGCGCCGGTAATGTGCCGCCCGCCCTCGCCGACCAGATGGCTGACCGTCGCCGCCACGTCCTCCGGCGTCCCGTACCGGCCCAGCGCGATGTGCACCCGCTGAGCGTCGGCCCCGGCGCTGTCCGCCCGGTTCATGTCGGTGTCGGTGGAACCGGGGAGGACCACGTTGACGGTGATCCCGCGCGGGCCGAGCTCCCGGGCGAGCGCCCTGGTCAGGCCGTTGACCGCGGTCTTGGTCATGGCGTAGACGCTCACCCCGGGGGCGGGGACCCGGCTGGCGAAGCTGCTGCCGATGTTGACGATCCGCCCGCCGGCGGGCATGTGGCGTACCGCCGCCTGGGTGGCCAGGAACGCCCCGCGGACGTGCACGGCGATGGCCCGGTCGAGGTAGTCGAGGCTGACCTCCTCGATCGGCGCCGACGCGAACACCCCGGCGTTGTTGACCAGGATGTCCAGCCGTCCCAGCTCGGCGACGGTCCGCTCGACCGCGCCGACCACCGCCGCCCCGTCGGTGCTGTCGGCCTGGATCGCCAGGCCGGTGCGGCCGTACGCCTCGATGTCGGCGACCACGGCTTTCGCGCTGTCCGCCGCCTCGCGGTAGGTGAACGCGACGTCTGCGCCGTCCCCGGCGAGGCGGCGCACGACGGCGGCGCCGATGCCGCGGCTTCCGCCGGTGACCAGGGCGACGCTGCCGGTAAGTCTGGACATGCTTTCCCAATCCGGTCTGTCGACTCAGGAGGATGAGGATGATCACCATAACCGGCGCCCTGTCCGCGCTGCCGGGGGCGTGCGTGGGCTCCCGCGCCGGGTTGCCGGCAGTTTCTACCGTGGACGCCAGCCCGCTCGGACGTCACCCGCGGCGGCACCCCGAAATGGAGTGGTCATGACCGGTCCAGTCCTGCTCCGTACCACCGTCGCCGCGCTGATCGTCGCGCTGGCCACGGCCGGCTGCACGTCCACCGGCACGAACGGCACGGAGTCCACCGCCCCGACCGCCGTCACCGAGGTTGCCGACGACGCGACGGCGGCGCCCGCGTCCGCCGCGCCGGGCAGCAGCGCGGCAACGCCGGCCGGCAGCGGCACGACCGGTGGCGGCAGCAAGGGTGGGCAGCCCGCCGGCAAGCTGGCCACGAGCGCCCCGAAGGCCACCGGACCCACCATCGGTTACTTCCGGGTCGCCCAGAAGCCGTCCTGCCCGAGCGGCACCAACATCAACCCGATCGCCGGCACGCCGGTCGTCCTGGAGTGGAAGACCAGCAACGTCGACTCCGTCGCACTCTCCGTCGACGGGCCGGGGGTGTACGCCGACAACTACCCGCCCACAAGCAGCGAGACCCTGAACTTCCCCTGCTCCGGCACGGAGGGCGACGTCCAGCGGCACACGTACCTGCTGACCGTGCGCAACGCCCACGGCAAGCAGACCAGGACCCTCGTGGTGACCGCGACCGTGCACGAGATCAAGCAGGTGTGACGTAACCCAACCGGGCGCCGGCCGGCGGGTGCGCGAGAATGAGGGCCGTGACGACGATCCCGAACGTGCTCGCCAACCGGTACGCCTCGCCCGAACTGGTCGCCCTCTGGTCGCCGGAGGAGAAGGTCCGGATGGAGCGCCGGCTCTGGCTGGCGGTGCTCAAGGCCCAGCGTGATCTCGGCGTGCCGGTGCCGGACGGTGTGGTCGAGGCGTACGAGCGGGTGGTCGACGACGTCGACCTGGCCTCGATCGCGGCGCGGGAGCGGGTCACCCGGCACGACGTGAAGGCCCGGATCGAGGAGTTCAGCGCGCTCGCCGGGCACGAGCACGTGCACAAGGGGATGACCTCCCGCGACCTCACCGAGAACGTCGAGCAGCTCCAGATCCGTGCCTCGCTGGAGCTGATCCGGGACCGGGTGGTCGCCACGCTGGTCCGGCTGGGCTGGCACGCGGGCGAGTACTCGGCGCTGGTGATGACCGGCCGGTCGCACAACGTCGCCGCGCAGGCCACCACGCTCGGCAAGCGCTTCGCGTCCGCCGCGGAGGAGCTGCTGATCGCGTACGAGCGGCTGGAGGACCTGATCGGCCGCTACCCGCTGCGGGGGATCAAGGGGCCGGTGGGCACCGCCGCCGACCAGCTGGACCTGTTCGACGGCGATGCCGGGAAGGTGGCCGAGCTGGAGCGCCGGGTGGCCGGGCACCTGGGCTTCAGCCGGGTGCTGGACAGCGTCGGCCAGGTCTACCCGCGTTCGCTGGACTTCGACGTGCTCTCCGCGCTGGCCCAGGTGGCCGCCGCGCCGTCGTCGCTGGCCACCACGATCCGGCTGATGGTGGGGCAGGAGCTGGTCACCGAGGGCTTCAAGCCGGGCCAGGTCGGGTCCAGCGCCATGCCGCACAAGATGAACACGCGCTCGTCGGAGCGGGTGAACGGCTTCGCGGTGATCATCCGGGGCTACCTGTCGATGGTCGGCGAGCTGGCCGGTGACCAGTGGAACGAGGGGGACGTCTCCTGCTCGGTGGTGCGCCGGGTGGCGCTGCCTGATGCGTTCTTCGCCGCCGACGGGCTGTTCCAGACGTTCCTCACCGTGCTGGACGAGTTCGGCCCGTACCCGGCGGTGATCAACCGGGAGCTGGAGCGCTTCCTGCCGTTCCTCGCCACCACGAAGATCCTGGTGGCAGCCGTACGCCGGGGCGTCGGCCGCGAGGTCGCGCACGAGGTGATCAAGGAGCACGCGGTCGCCGTGGCGCTGGCCATGCGGGAGAAGGGCGCGGCCGAGAACGATCTGTTCGACCGCCTGGCCGCCGACGGCCGGCTGGGCCTGACCCGGGCCGAGATCGACACCCTGGTGGCCGACCGCAACGCCTTCGTCGGCGCCGCCGCCGACCAGGTCAACCGCGTGACCGCGAGGATCACCGGTGTGGTCGAGTCCCACCCCCAGGCGGCGACCTACTCCCCACCCCCCATCCTCTGACCCTCGCCCTCTTCTCGGTGATCAAGGAGTTTGTGTCCTGCACGGAGCGCCGCAGTGACACAAACTCCTTGATCAACAGGGTGGTGGGGCGGTCAGGTGCCGGTGGGGGTTTCGGCTGCCGAACTCAGGTTGGGGGCGCTCGCCGGTTCGGCGATGCCGCCGGGCGCGGAGGCGATCTCCGGCTCGTGGGCGGTCTCGGCGGCGATCGCCGGCTGGTCCGGCGGCATGACGTCCGGCATCTTGGGCGCGACGATCACCGCCGTGCCGTACGCGCAGATCTCCATCCACATCTCGCCGCAGTCGCGGCTGTCGAAGCGCATGCCGATCACCGCGTTCGCGCCGAGGCGGCGGGCCTCCTCGCCGAGGCGGGCCACCGAGTCGGTACGCCACCGGGTCAGGTTGTCCGGCGCCAGCGGATCGTAGGCGCCACCGCGCAGGTTCTTGACCCCCTCGCGGTACGGGTTGCGGGTCCTCGCCATCGAGGAGACCACTTCGCCGAGGATCTGGCGGATCTCGTAGCCGGGCAGTTGATCCGTCGTCACGACCAGCACGTTTCCGATGCTGTCAGTCCCCGGCCGGGTGGTTCGCGAGCCGTGTTCAGCTGATCGCATGCTGAAAAACGACGCGGCGCGGACGCCCGGGCTGCACCCGGCCGATCCGCGCCGCATCGGCATCAACCGTCAGACACCGGCCGTCGAGGTGATCCAGGACCGGTTGTACGCGACACTGCCGTAGTTCTGGATGCTCTGGCCGTCGGCGGTGGAGGCGACGCCGACCTGCTGGCCGTTGTAGAACTGCGGGCCGCCCGAGTCGCCCCGCCAGGCGTTGCCGTTGACCCGGGTGCTCCGGATCGCCTGGCCGCCGTACGCGTCGGTGACGCTGGTGCTGGTCACCCGTACGCTCGCGGTCTTGAGCTGGGGCGACGCGCCGCAACCGCTGTAGCAGGTCATGCCCCAGCCGTAGATGGTGTTGGTCGAGCCGACCGGCGGGTTGCTGCGGGCCAGCGTGACCGCGGAGGTGCTCACCGTGCTCGACAGGCGCAGCAGGGCCAGGTCGTAGCGGGTGTAGGAGGCGCTCACCGTGCGGGTGACGCCGCCCGAGGCGTAGTAGACGCTGCCGACCCGCACGGACATGGTGCCGCTGACGCAGTGCCGGGCGGTGAGCACCCACTGGGGCGCGATCACGCTGCCGGAGCAGGTGAACGAGCCGTTGCTGAAGACGGCGGCGGCCCACGGGGCGGACGAGACGGTGCCGCCACCGATGATCGGCTGCGGGCCGGCCGGCGCGGCGGTGGCGCCGGAGGCGGTGGCCAGGACACCGGCCAGCGCGGTGGTCAGCACGGCGAGCAGGGGACGGAGGCGCATGTCGGGGCTCCTTCTGCGCGACGCCCGGGGTTGCCGGGCAGGGGGTGACACCCGCCGGGTGGGGTGAGCCGGCGAGAGGCGTCGATCGAGTGCATCGACATCTGACGATGCATGCTACGGGTGTGCCATGCGGTGTCACAAGAGATGAATCGAACAACGCCGATGGCGTGATGTCCGACGCGCGCCGCGCCGACGCGCTGTCGGATACCTGTCCAAGCTGGGGCGTTTCGCGGCAGAATGCCTGCTAGGAGGGGGTGCGGAGGGTCACCCACAGGCACCGAGCGCAACGAATTCGCATCGACGCCGCAACGAACGGGCAACGGTGTCCGGCCGGCGTCGCCGGTCCCGCCGAGCACTGCCGGAAGTGCCCCCGGCCGGTTCGGGCCGGGCGGTATCTGCCAGGTAGGCTGGCTGCGCTCGCCCGATAGTGGGCCGGCACCCAACTGCGTACACAGTCAGGAGTGCCCCGTGCCTCGCGTCGTAGTCGACGTCATGCTCAAGCCCGAGATCCTCGATCCGCAGGGCCAGGCCGTCGCAAACGCGCTGCCCCGGCTCGGCGTCAGTGACGTCGCCTCGGTTCGGATCGGCAGGCGGATCGAGATCGAGTTCACCGGCGAACCGGACCTGGACCGGGCCCGCGAGATCGCCGACAAGCTGCTGGCCAACCCGGTCATCGAGGACTTCACCGTCCGCGTGGTCAACGCCGACGAGACCGCGGGCGCGCAGTCGTGACCGCCCGGGTCGGTGTGGTGACCTTCCCCGGCTCGCTCGACGACGGGGACGCGGCCCGGGCCGTGCGGATCGCCGGCGCCGAGGCGGTCCGGCTCTGGCACGGCGACCCGGACCTGCACGGGGTGGACGCCGTCGTCCTGCCCGGCGGCTTCTCCTACGGTGACTACCTGCGCTGCGGCGCCATCGCCCGGTTCGCCCCGGTGATGGAGACGATCGTCCAGGCCGCCCGCGGCGGCCTGCCGGTGCTCGGCATCTGCAACGGCTTCCAGATCCTCTGCGAGGCGCACCTGCTGCCCGGCGCGCTCACCCGCAACCAGCACCTGCACTTCCGCAACCGGGACCAGGTCCTGCGCATCGAGGGCACCGGCACCGCCTGGACCAACGCGTTCCAGCCGGGCCAGGAGGTGCTCATTCCGGTCAAGAACGGCGAGGGCTGCTACGTCGCCGACTCCGCGACGCTCGACCGGCTGGAGGGCGAGGGCCGCGTCGTCGCCCGGTACGTCGGCGGCAACCCCAACGGATCGCTGCGCGACATCGCCGCGATCACCAACGAGGCCGGCAACGTGGTCGGCATCATGCCGCACCCCGAGCACGCGGTGGAGGCGCTCACCGGCCCGTCCCTGGACGGCCTCGGCTTCTTCACCTCGGTGCTCAAGCACCTGGTGGGAGCGCCGGCGTGATGGTGGCCGTGATCATCGGTCGGCTCATCCGCCGCACCGGCGGCGAGCGCAACAAGGAGACGTCATGACCACCCATCCGGACCCGGCCCTGCGGGAGCCGCAGGGCGGCCCGACCGACGAGTGGGCGCCGGGCGTGGACACCGTCCCCCGGGCCGCCGAGACGCCGGAAGAGCTTCAGCCGTACGCCGAGCTGGGCCTCCTCGACGACGAGTACGACCGGATCCGGCACATCCTCGGCCGCCGGCCGACCCAGGCCGAGCTGGCCATGTACTCGATCATGTGGAGCGAGCACTGCTCCTACAAGTCGAGCAAGGTGCACCTGCGCCAGTTCGGTGAGAAGGCCCCGCCGAGCGACCGGCTGCTCGCCGGCATCGGGGAGAACGCCGGCGTGGTCCAGGTCTCCGACGAGCTGGCGGTGACCTTCAAGGTCGAGTCGCACAACCACCCGAGCTTCGTCGAGCCGTACCAGGGCGCGGCGACCGGCGTCGGCGGCATCGTCCGCGACATCCTCGCCATGGGCGCCCGCCCGGTGGCCGTGATGGACCCGCTGCGCTTCGGCGCGGCCGACCACCCGGACACCGCCCGGGTGCTGCCCGGCGTGGTCGCCGGCGTCGGCGGCTACGGCAACTGCCTCGGCCTGCCCAACATCGGCGGCGAGGTCGTCTTCGACCCCTGCTACCAGGGCAACCCGCTGGTCAACGCGCTCTGCCTGGGCGTGCTGCCGGTCGACCGGCTGCAGAAGAAGGACGCCACCGGCCCCGGCAACATCGTGGTGCTGATGGGCGCCAAGACCGGCCGCGACGGCATCGGCGGCGTGTCGGTGCTGGCCAGCGCCACCTTCGACGAGGGCAGCGAGCAGCGCCGCCCGTCCGTGCAGGTCGGCGACCCGTTCATGGAGAAGCTGCTGATCGAGGCGTGCCTGGAGCTGTACGACGCCGAACTGGTCGTCGGCATCCAGGACCTCGGCGGCGCCGGTCTGACCTGCGCCCTCACCGAGACCGCCGCCTCGGCCGGCACCGGCATGCGGGTGTGGCTGGAGCGCGTGCCGCTGCGCGAGCCGTCGATGGAGCCGCACGAGATCCTGGCCAGTGAGTCCCAGGAGCGGATGCTGCTCGTCGTCTCCCCGGACAAGCTCGACGCGGTGCTCAAGACCGCCGAGAAGTGGGGCGTCTGGGCCACCGCCATCGGCGAGGTCACCGCGCCGTCCCCGGACGGCCGGCCGGGCCGCCTGGTCGTCACCTGGCGCGACCAGCTCGTGGTGGACGTGCCGCCGGGCTCGCTCGTCGACGACGGCCCGGTCTACGCCCGGCCGATGCGCGAGCCGGCCGACCTGATCCTGCTCCAGGCCGACCGCGCCGAGACCCTGCCCCGGCCGAACACCCCGGAGGCGCTCCGGGAGACCGTGCTGCGCATGATCGC
This genomic window contains:
- a CDS encoding SDR family NAD(P)-dependent oxidoreductase yields the protein MSRLTGSVALVTGGSRGIGAAVVRRLAGDGADVAFTYREAADSAKAVVADIEAYGRTGLAIQADSTDGAAVVGAVERTVAELGRLDILVNNAGVFASAPIEEVSLDYLDRAIAVHVRGAFLATQAAVRHMPAGGRIVNIGSSFASRVPAPGVSVYAMTKTAVNGLTRALARELGPRGITVNVVLPGSTDTDMNRADSAGADAQRVHIALGRYGTPEDVAATVSHLVGEGGRHITGASIAIDGGATA
- the purB gene encoding adenylosuccinate lyase, whose amino-acid sequence is MTTIPNVLANRYASPELVALWSPEEKVRMERRLWLAVLKAQRDLGVPVPDGVVEAYERVVDDVDLASIAARERVTRHDVKARIEEFSALAGHEHVHKGMTSRDLTENVEQLQIRASLELIRDRVVATLVRLGWHAGEYSALVMTGRSHNVAAQATTLGKRFASAAEELLIAYERLEDLIGRYPLRGIKGPVGTAADQLDLFDGDAGKVAELERRVAGHLGFSRVLDSVGQVYPRSLDFDVLSALAQVAAAPSSLATTIRLMVGQELVTEGFKPGQVGSSAMPHKMNTRSSERVNGFAVIIRGYLSMVGELAGDQWNEGDVSCSVVRRVALPDAFFAADGLFQTFLTVLDEFGPYPAVINRELERFLPFLATTKILVAAVRRGVGREVAHEVIKEHAVAVALAMREKGAAENDLFDRLAADGRLGLTRAEIDTLVADRNAFVGAAADQVNRVTARITGVVESHPQAATYSPPPIL
- a CDS encoding YbjQ family protein produces the protein MRRGSAGCSPGVRAASFFSMRSAEHGSRTTRPGTDSIGNVLVVTTDQLPGYEIRQILGEVVSSMARTRNPYREGVKNLRGGAYDPLAPDNLTRWRTDSVARLGEEARRLGANAVIGMRFDSRDCGEMWMEICAYGTAVIVAPKMPDVMPPDQPAIAAETAHEPEIASAPGGIAEPASAPNLSSAAETPTGT
- a CDS encoding S1 family peptidase — encoded protein: MRLRPLLAVLTTALAGVLATASGATAAPAGPQPIIGGGTVSSAPWAAAVFSNGSFTCSGSVIAPQWVLTARHCVSGTMSVRVGSVYYASGGVTRTVSASYTRYDLALLRLSSTVSTSAVTLARSNPPVGSTNTIYGWGMTCYSGCGASPQLKTASVRVTSTSVTDAYGGQAIRSTRVNGNAWRGDSGGPQFYNGQQVGVASTADGQSIQNYGSVAYNRSWITSTAGV
- the purS gene encoding phosphoribosylformylglycinamidine synthase subunit PurS translates to MPRVVVDVMLKPEILDPQGQAVANALPRLGVSDVASVRIGRRIEIEFTGEPDLDRAREIADKLLANPVIEDFTVRVVNADETAGAQS
- the purQ gene encoding phosphoribosylformylglycinamidine synthase subunit PurQ, whose translation is MTARVGVVTFPGSLDDGDAARAVRIAGAEAVRLWHGDPDLHGVDAVVLPGGFSYGDYLRCGAIARFAPVMETIVQAARGGLPVLGICNGFQILCEAHLLPGALTRNQHLHFRNRDQVLRIEGTGTAWTNAFQPGQEVLIPVKNGEGCYVADSATLDRLEGEGRVVARYVGGNPNGSLRDIAAITNEAGNVVGIMPHPEHAVEALTGPSLDGLGFFTSVLKHLVGAPA
- the purL gene encoding phosphoribosylformylglycinamidine synthase subunit PurL, with the translated sequence MTTHPDPALREPQGGPTDEWAPGVDTVPRAAETPEELQPYAELGLLDDEYDRIRHILGRRPTQAELAMYSIMWSEHCSYKSSKVHLRQFGEKAPPSDRLLAGIGENAGVVQVSDELAVTFKVESHNHPSFVEPYQGAATGVGGIVRDILAMGARPVAVMDPLRFGAADHPDTARVLPGVVAGVGGYGNCLGLPNIGGEVVFDPCYQGNPLVNALCLGVLPVDRLQKKDATGPGNIVVLMGAKTGRDGIGGVSVLASATFDEGSEQRRPSVQVGDPFMEKLLIEACLELYDAELVVGIQDLGGAGLTCALTETAASAGTGMRVWLERVPLREPSMEPHEILASESQERMLLVVSPDKLDAVLKTAEKWGVWATAIGEVTAPSPDGRPGRLVVTWRDQLVVDVPPGSLVDDGPVYARPMREPADLILLQADRAETLPRPNTPEALRETVLRMIASPNLADKTWVTEQYDRYVLGNTVLAQPEDSGVIRIDERSGLGVALSVDGNGRYARLDPYHGTKLALAEAYRNVAVTGAKPIAVTNCLNFGSPEDPGVMWQFAEAVRGLADGCLELGIPVTGGNVSFYNQTGAAAIHPTPVVGVLGVLDDVANRVPMGFVPRAAGDHDQLFLLGETHVELSGSEWAWVTHEHLGGIPPQVDLARERQLAELLAEAARVGHLSSAHDLSDGGLAQSLVESALRQGVGARVVVPEHFAGGSMPFVFLFSESAGRALVSVPRGHEKAFTALCAERGVPWEFVGVTDPASGALEVHGQFRIGLDELREAHTGTLPRLFGAAEAARVEVAATRTGTTTVVPATAEQPIGVDPAEVVSEPIAEAGTDDSSAGAPAPDAAGAGAPAASEADSGVPAAAEPAAEARDETAPAADTNPAQDGSDGPAPGEPAPDQR